The sequence CGGTGAGTTCCAAGGCCCCGGCCGAGGAGATCGACGTCGACGGGATCGCGGTCCGGCTGACGAGCCCGGACAAGGTCTACTACCCCAGCCTCGGGGGCGCGGGCCGCAAGCGGGACGTCGTCGACCACTACCGCCTCGTCGCCCCCGCGCTGCTGAGCGCCCTGCGGGACCGCCCGACGCACCTGCAGCGGTTCCCCGACGGGATCGAGGGCGAGGAGGTGTACCAGAAGCGCGTCCCGAAGTTCGCGCCCGAGTTCGTGGAGACCGTGAACGTGACGTTCCCGTCGGGACGGACGGCCGACGTGATCCGCCCCACGACCACCGCCGCGCTCGTGTGGGCGGCGCAGCAGTCGACGATCACGTTCCACCCCTGGCCCTGCACGGCCCCCGACGTGGACCACCCCGACGAGCTGCGCGTCGACCTCGACCCCCAGCCGGGCACGGGGTTCACCCAGGCCCGCGCCGTGGCCCGCGACGTCCTGAAGCCCCTCCTCGACGAACTCGGGATCGAGGGTTTCGTCAAGACGTCCGGCGGCCGCGGGGTCCACGTGTTCGTGACGATCGAACCGCGCTGGACGTTCACCGAGGTCCGGCGGGCGGGCATCGCCCTGGCCCGGGAGGTCGAACGCCGCGCCGACGGCCTGGTGAGCACGGCGTGGTGGAAGGAGGAGCGCGGCGAGACGGTGTTCGTCGACTACAACCAGAACGCCAGGGACCGGACGATGGCCAGCGCCTACTCGCTGCGCCGCACGGCCCGGGCCACGGTGTCGACCCCGTTGCGCTGGGACGAGCTGGCCGGCGACCTCGACCCCGACGACGTCACGCTCACCACGTTCCCCGCCCGCTTCGCCGAGGTCGGCGACCTGTGGGCGCACCGCCGCGACCGGGCGTTCTCCCTGGAACCGCTGCTCGCCCTCGCCGACCGCGACGCCGGGGACGGCCTGGGGGACCTGCCGTACCCGCCGACCTACCCGAAGATGCCGGGCGAGCCGAAGCGCGTGCAGCCCTCG comes from Kineococcus rhizosphaerae and encodes:
- the ligD gene encoding non-homologous end-joining DNA ligase; translated protein: MSSKAPAEEIDVDGIAVRLTSPDKVYYPSLGGAGRKRDVVDHYRLVAPALLSALRDRPTHLQRFPDGIEGEEVYQKRVPKFAPEFVETVNVTFPSGRTADVIRPTTTAALVWAAQQSTITFHPWPCTAPDVDHPDELRVDLDPQPGTGFTQARAVARDVLKPLLDELGIEGFVKTSGGRGVHVFVTIEPRWTFTEVRRAGIALAREVERRADGLVSTAWWKEERGETVFVDYNQNARDRTMASAYSLRRTARATVSTPLRWDELAGDLDPDDVTLTTFPARFAEVGDLWAHRRDRAFSLEPLLALADRDAGDGLGDLPYPPTYPKMPGEPKRVQPSRARNPPD